The following proteins come from a genomic window of Sorghum bicolor cultivar BTx623 chromosome 3, Sorghum_bicolor_NCBIv3, whole genome shotgun sequence:
- the LOC8060083 gene encoding uncharacterized protein LOC8060083, whose product MVVQKKPWLPVDLRLPAGPQASLGILAFEAAAAMSKLLSLHRSLSDQEVSRLRSDAMRSPGVAYLNSTDQVFLLRLACAELVVSLDAAAAAVARLGLRCGIDFGGVYACLKAGAPDARLDPLVAKGLKVKAKKMERLVAATARLCSEMEALDELESAERKLSVRGWSRLSGPIPQHPQQAAAAAAAAQQQQQQMAGDSPGAESLRQELKTQQLKVKRLKEESLWNQSYKKAVGLMARAACAVFVRICSIFGSFVPGLPPPLPSATTDSVQTRLSKLLHPRSGKAKASSGPITRRDGPSRVHPPMTSNSCPIIGRPPPGQHKSSPTNWRKLLDAPSRSVGGAGLDQQYANVIVSAEELLRMEAEGRQEEAAAERAEMYEMLPAKLRAAVRSKLREWWRDPGPLDEALARGWKDGVDRIMAWLGPMARDTVQWQAERNMDRTRRFDGAPRVYALQTLRWADKEKAEAAIVEVLVALSCICWYEERRRGSVRLG is encoded by the coding sequence ATGGTTGTGCAGAAGAAGCCATGGCTGCCCGTCGACCTTCGGCTGCCGGCGGGGCCGCAGGCGTCGCTGGGGATCCTGGCgttcgaggcggcggcggccatgtcCAAGCTGCTGTCGCTGCACCGCTCATTGTCGGACCAGGAGGTCTCCAGGCTGCGCTCCGACGCCATGCGCTCGCCGGGCGTGGCGTACCTCAACTCCACCGACCAGGTGTTCCTCCTCAGGCTGGCCTGCGCCGAGCTGGTCGTGTCGCTGGacgccgcggcggccgccgtCGCGCGCCTCGGCCTGCGCTGCGGCATCGACTTCGGCGGCGTGTACGCCTGCCTCAAGGCCGGCGCCCCCGACGCGCGCCTCGACCCGCTTGTGGCTAAGGGCCTCAAGGTGAAGGCCAAGAAGATGGAGCGCCTCGTCGCCGCCACGGCCAGGCTCTGCTCCGAGATGGAGGCGCTCGACGAGCTGGAGTCCGCCGAGCGGAAGTTGAGCGTCCGGGGATGGAGCCGCCTCAGCGGCCCGATCCCACAGCATCCacagcaggcggcggcggcggcggcggcggcccagcagcagcagcagcagatggCCGGGGATTCACCCGGCGCGGAGTCGCTCCGGCAGGAGCTCAAGACGCAGCAGCTCAAGGTGAAGCGTCTCAAGGAGGAGTCCCTGTGGAACCAGAGCTACAAGAAGGCCGTGGGGCTCATGGCGCGCGCCGCCTGCGCGGTGTTCGTCCGCATCTGCTCCATCTTCGGGTCATTCGTGCCAGGTctcccgccgccgctgccgtcggCCACCACGGACAGCGTCCAGACCCGGCTGTCGAAGCTGCTGCACCCGCGATCGGGGAAGGCGAAGGCGTCGTCCGGGCCGATCACGCGTCGGGACGGCCCGTCGCGCGTGCACCCGCCGATGACGAGCAACTCGTGCCCGATCATCGGGCGTCCCCCGCCGGGCCAGCACAAGTCGTCCCCCACCAACTGGCGCAAGCTCCTGGACGCGCCGTCCCGCAGCGTCGGCGGGGCCGGGCTGGACCAGCAGTACGCGAACGTGATCGTGTCCGCGGAGGAGCTGCTGCGGATGGAGGCCGAGGGCCGTCAGGAGGAGGCCGCGGCGGAGCGCGCCGAGATGTACGAGATGCTCCCCGCGAAGCTCCGCGCGGCGGTGCGGTCCAAGCTCCGGGAGTGGTGGCGCGACCCGGGCCCGCTGGACGAGGCCCTGGCGCGCGGGTGGAAAGACGGCGTGGACCGCATCATGGCGTGGCTGGGCCCCATGGCGCGCGACACGGTGCAGTGGCAGGCGGAGCGGAACATGGACCGGACGCGCCGGTTCGACGGCGCGCCGCGCGTGTACGCGCTGCAGACGCTGCGGTGGGCGGACAAGGAGAAAGCCGAGGCGGCCATCGTGGAGGTGCTCGTCGCGCTCAGCTGCATCTGCTGGTACGAGGAGCGCCGGCGAGGCTCCGTCCGTCTCGGTTAA